One window of the Chryseobacterium camelliae genome contains the following:
- a CDS encoding DUF1349 domain-containing protein → MTWFNEPSKWEVKNNTLSMFVTPQSDYWRISHYGFTVDDAPFYYGTYGGEFEAKVKITGQYKARFDQMGLMLRIDKENYIKAGVEFVDGKYNLSTVVTHHTSDWSVITLDKAPPAVWIKAVRRLDAVEIFYSFDDKTYIMMRNAYLQDNTPVMTGLMAACPDGQGFNAVFEHFTVKHLPDQRRLQWLEDHK, encoded by the coding sequence ATGACCTGGTTCAATGAACCGTCAAAATGGGAAGTTAAAAACAACACCCTTTCCATGTTTGTCACTCCGCAAAGCGACTACTGGAGGATTTCACATTATGGCTTCACAGTAGATGACGCACCGTTTTATTATGGTACTTACGGCGGGGAGTTTGAAGCTAAAGTAAAAATAACAGGCCAGTACAAAGCCCGATTTGACCAGATGGGTCTGATGCTGAGGATCGATAAGGAAAATTACATCAAAGCAGGAGTTGAGTTTGTAGACGGAAAATACAATTTAAGCACAGTGGTAACCCACCATACCAGTGACTGGAGCGTGATTACCCTGGATAAAGCCCCGCCGGCAGTGTGGATCAAAGCAGTACGGAGGCTTGATGCTGTTGAAATCTTCTATTCCTTTGATGACAAAACATATATTATGATGCGCAATGCCTATCTTCAGGACAATACTCCGGTAATGACGGGACTGATGGCAGCCTGCCCGGACGGACAGGGATTCAACGCCGTGTTCGAACATTTCACAGTAAAACACCTTCCCGATCAGCGCCGCCTCCAGTGGCTGGAAGACCATAAATAG
- a CDS encoding response regulator transcription factor, protein MEILDTLNRTLLNDNRTGGENCPLDIAAYKQMALMYSRMENAMVVLSDMQSKKSFVYGSGTSQKLGLNLARVPVEIDSIWEDEIINKIHPEDRLKKYVHELRFFNCLQSIQFTEHAPYYVSSRIRMMGDDSGYIGIRHRMFYVYSPVSHNLRFALCLYNIEVKCTDKVFRPGFLIIDSLTGHIISEDSLDYGNILTAREMEILRYIGEGHTSKEIAASLSISINTVSRHRQNILEKLRVKNSIEAVYTQLP, encoded by the coding sequence ATGGAGATCCTTGATACCCTGAACCGGACTTTGCTGAATGATAACCGCACCGGAGGTGAAAACTGTCCTTTGGACATCGCCGCCTATAAGCAAATGGCACTCATGTATTCACGCATGGAAAATGCGATGGTGGTCCTCAGTGACATGCAGTCCAAGAAAAGCTTTGTGTACGGGTCCGGAACCTCTCAGAAGCTGGGATTGAACCTTGCGCGGGTTCCCGTGGAAATAGATTCCATCTGGGAAGATGAGATTATCAACAAGATACATCCGGAGGACAGGCTTAAAAAGTACGTCCATGAACTGCGGTTTTTTAACTGCCTTCAAAGCATTCAGTTTACAGAACATGCGCCATACTATGTCTCTTCCAGGATCCGTATGATGGGAGACGATTCCGGGTACATCGGAATCCGGCACAGGATGTTCTATGTTTACTCCCCGGTTAGCCACAACCTCCGGTTTGCCTTATGCCTTTACAATATAGAGGTTAAATGTACAGATAAAGTATTCAGACCTGGGTTTTTAATTATCGACAGCCTCACCGGCCATATCATTTCAGAAGACAGCCTGGATTATGGCAACATTCTTACCGCAAGGGAAATGGAAATTTTAAGATATATCGGAGAAGGGCATACCAGCAAAGAAATAGCAGCATCCCTTTCCATTAGCATCAATACCGTCAGCCGCCACCGACAGAATATTCTTGAAAAGCTCAGGGTGAAAAATTCTATTGAAGCAGTATATACACAGCTGCCCTGA
- a CDS encoding TetR/AcrR family transcriptional regulator, whose product MPRKVVQGPIRDKEKTKQKLLAAVGKILRVKGYSGLKVSKIAAVAGFDKKLIYEYFGSTEKLIDEYIRSQDYWSRLDQQPIEIDMSDGGQELSKMAVIAQYDRLKKNKELQKIILWGLSESKPILKKIADEREEVGEELFTAIDPHFGEDATRYRAIAALLVSGAYYLNMYTGHNASKFCGIDLKTEAGRREIEMAIEEIIDSAYEKRRNK is encoded by the coding sequence ATGCCAAGAAAAGTTGTACAAGGTCCCATCAGGGATAAAGAAAAAACAAAACAGAAACTGCTTGCTGCAGTAGGAAAAATTTTAAGGGTTAAGGGGTATTCCGGACTGAAGGTGAGTAAGATCGCTGCAGTAGCCGGGTTTGATAAAAAACTCATCTACGAGTATTTCGGAAGCACGGAAAAACTGATTGACGAATACATCCGCTCCCAGGATTATTGGAGCAGGCTGGATCAGCAACCTATTGAAATCGATATGTCAGACGGAGGTCAGGAACTTTCCAAGATGGCGGTCATTGCTCAGTACGATAGACTTAAAAAAAATAAAGAGCTTCAGAAGATCATCCTTTGGGGACTATCTGAATCCAAGCCTATCCTAAAAAAAATTGCTGATGAAAGAGAAGAAGTAGGAGAAGAGTTATTTACGGCTATTGATCCTCATTTTGGGGAAGATGCTACGCGTTACAGGGCTATTGCTGCATTGTTGGTTTCAGGCGCTTATTATCTTAATATGTATACCGGACATAACGCCAGTAAGTTTTGCGGAATCGATCTGAAAACGGAGGCAGGAAGAAGGGAAATCGAAATGGCAATTGAAGAGATCATAGATTCAGCGTACGAAAAAAGAAGAAATAAATAA
- the dnaX gene encoding DNA polymerase III subunit gamma/tau: MENFIVSARKYRPQEFNTVVGQSHITDTLEHAIGENQLAQALLFCGPRGVGKTTCARILARKINEKDGSVSEDGFAYNIYELDAASNNSVDDIRELIDQVRFAPQVGKYKVYIIDEVHMLSSAAFNAFLKTLEEPPSHAIFILATTEKHKIIPTILSRCQIYDFKRITIEGIQDHLKEIASKENIRYEDDALYLIAQKADGALRDALSIFDRLSTFSQKNITLAKAAEVLNILDYDQYLNIVDLAKENKIPEVLSAFNEIVKRGFDSHIFIAGLGNHFRDLMMAQNASTMDLIEVGEKTKAKFVEQAAKWSAQQLVDAIEICNHADINYKNSKNPRLTVEIALMQLASLTAGADISKKKSFSS; this comes from the coding sequence ATGGAAAATTTTATAGTATCTGCAAGGAAATACCGCCCACAGGAATTCAACACCGTTGTCGGGCAATCCCATATTACGGATACTCTAGAGCATGCAATCGGAGAAAATCAGCTGGCACAGGCACTGCTTTTTTGCGGTCCCCGAGGTGTGGGTAAAACCACATGTGCCAGGATTCTCGCGAGAAAAATCAATGAAAAGGACGGCTCTGTTTCAGAAGACGGATTTGCCTATAATATTTATGAACTTGATGCCGCATCCAACAACTCTGTGGATGACATCAGGGAACTCATAGACCAGGTGCGTTTTGCGCCACAGGTAGGCAAATATAAAGTATACATTATTGATGAGGTGCATATGTTGTCTTCCGCAGCATTCAATGCTTTTCTGAAAACGCTTGAAGAACCGCCTTCCCATGCTATTTTCATCCTGGCTACGACCGAGAAGCATAAAATCATCCCAACGATTTTATCAAGGTGCCAGATTTATGATTTCAAAAGGATTACCATCGAAGGTATTCAGGATCATTTAAAAGAGATTGCTTCAAAAGAAAATATCCGTTATGAAGATGATGCCTTATATCTTATAGCCCAGAAAGCTGATGGGGCGTTAAGGGATGCCTTATCGATCTTTGACCGTCTTTCCACATTCTCCCAGAAGAATATTACACTGGCAAAAGCCGCAGAAGTGCTGAATATCCTGGATTATGACCAATACCTGAACATTGTTGATCTCGCAAAGGAAAACAAGATTCCGGAAGTGCTTTCTGCATTCAATGAAATCGTAAAGCGCGGCTTTGATTCGCACATCTTTATTGCCGGACTTGGAAACCATTTCAGGGATCTGATGATGGCTCAGAATGCATCTACCATGGACCTTATCGAAGTTGGTGAAAAAACAAAAGCCAAATTCGTAGAACAGGCAGCAAAATGGAGTGCCCAGCAGCTTGTGGATGCCATTGAAATCTGCAACCATGCGGATATCAACTATAAAAATTCCAAAAATCCGAGGCTGACTGTTGAGATCGCCCTCATGCAGCTGGCTTCCCTTACGGCCGGTGCAGATATTTCAAAAAAAAAAAGTTTTTCATCCTAG
- a CDS encoding chorismate mutase — protein MNLKELSSDWINEFPQPMMIAGPCSAESESQMLETARRIKESGAPVPVFRAGIWKPRTKPNGFEGVGVIGLNWLKKVKEEYGFKTATEVANAHHVFAALEADVDVLWIGARSTVNPFTVQEIAMALRGVDKPVFVKNPVNPDLALWIGALERLLGQGITKLGAIHRGFSTYQKTKYRNNPNWQIALDFKSQFPNIPMLIDPSHICGNRTGLADITQEGLNVGYQGAIIESHCNPDEAWSDASQQITPEVLADLISNLKIRTTEMAGFEDEMGRHRTLISDIDFQLIELLSQRMKVSEKIGKLKKENDIAIFQPERWKVITEYARQKAGETGMSQEFMEKLFKAIHEESIEVQNNIMIDR, from the coding sequence ATGAATTTAAAAGAATTAAGCAGCGATTGGATCAATGAATTTCCGCAACCGATGATGATTGCAGGGCCCTGCAGTGCTGAAAGTGAATCTCAGATGTTGGAAACGGCCCGCAGGATCAAAGAAAGCGGAGCTCCCGTACCGGTATTCCGTGCCGGGATCTGGAAACCGAGGACCAAGCCGAATGGATTTGAAGGCGTAGGGGTGATCGGACTGAACTGGCTGAAAAAAGTAAAAGAAGAATACGGATTCAAAACAGCAACGGAAGTAGCCAATGCCCATCACGTATTTGCCGCTCTTGAAGCGGATGTTGATGTCCTGTGGATCGGTGCCCGCTCTACCGTGAACCCTTTTACGGTCCAGGAAATCGCTATGGCGCTGAGAGGTGTGGATAAACCGGTATTCGTGAAAAACCCTGTGAATCCGGATCTTGCTTTATGGATTGGGGCATTGGAAAGGCTATTGGGACAAGGTATTACAAAACTGGGTGCTATTCACAGAGGGTTTTCAACGTATCAGAAGACCAAATACAGGAACAATCCCAACTGGCAGATTGCACTGGATTTTAAAAGCCAGTTCCCCAATATCCCGATGCTGATCGATCCTTCCCATATCTGCGGTAACAGGACAGGGCTGGCAGATATTACCCAAGAGGGCCTCAATGTAGGATACCAGGGAGCCATCATAGAAAGCCACTGCAATCCTGATGAAGCATGGAGCGATGCCTCCCAGCAGATTACGCCGGAAGTGCTTGCCGACCTGATTTCCAACCTTAAGATCAGAACTACGGAAATGGCAGGTTTTGAAGATGAGATGGGCCGGCACAGGACACTGATTTCAGATATCGACTTCCAGCTGATCGAACTTCTTTCCCAGCGAATGAAGGTTTCTGAAAAAATCGGAAAGCTGAAAAAGGAAAACGATATCGCCATCTTCCAGCCGGAACGGTGGAAAGTCATCACTGAATATGCAAGGCAGAAAGCAGGTGAGACCGGGATGTCCCAGGAGTTTATGGAAAAACTGTTCAAAGCGATCCATGAAGAATCGATCGAGGTTCAGAACAATATCATGATCGATCGGTAA
- the rsgA gene encoding ribosome small subunit-dependent GTPase A — translation MKGKIIKSTGSWYQVLDLETDAIFEARIRGKFKLLKTRLTNPLAVGDHVEFQLEKDDIAWITKIEPRRNYLIRKSVNLSKEAHIIASNIDLACFIFTLKHPETSLGFLDRFLACCEAYNITPLILFNKMDVLNEEEAEMVKDIEFLYQNIGYKTLEISSYTRLHLDRLQDLLRDQTSVFFGHSGCGKSTLVNALQPGLNLRTSEISDTHLKGKHTTTFAQMYFWDFGGNVIDTPGVREFAMIDIKKEEVQHYFPEIFKKREECKFHNCLHINEPKCAVIAGLETGDIFESRYATYIKLMDEAEEAVQK, via the coding sequence ATGAAAGGAAAAATCATCAAATCTACAGGAAGCTGGTATCAGGTCCTCGATCTGGAAACAGATGCCATTTTTGAAGCCAGGATTCGCGGGAAATTCAAACTCCTGAAAACCCGGCTTACCAATCCTCTTGCTGTGGGTGATCATGTGGAATTCCAGCTGGAGAAAGATGATATTGCCTGGATCACTAAAATAGAACCGCGCAGGAATTACCTGATCCGGAAATCGGTCAACCTTTCCAAGGAGGCGCATATCATTGCTTCCAACATTGATCTGGCCTGTTTTATTTTTACGCTGAAACATCCGGAAACATCTTTAGGGTTCCTGGACCGTTTTCTGGCCTGTTGTGAAGCCTATAATATTACACCACTGATCCTGTTCAATAAAATGGATGTCCTTAATGAAGAAGAGGCTGAAATGGTGAAGGACATTGAATTCCTCTATCAAAATATTGGCTATAAAACGTTAGAAATCTCTTCTTATACCAGGCTCCACCTTGACCGCTTGCAGGACCTGCTCAGGGATCAGACATCCGTGTTCTTCGGGCATTCCGGATGTGGTAAATCCACCCTTGTTAATGCACTTCAACCCGGTCTTAATCTCAGAACTTCAGAAATATCGGATACGCACCTCAAAGGTAAGCATACCACTACTTTTGCCCAGATGTATTTCTGGGATTTTGGCGGTAATGTCATCGACACTCCCGGAGTGCGTGAATTTGCGATGATCGATATCAAAAAAGAGGAGGTGCAGCATTATTTCCCGGAAATATTCAAAAAAAGGGAAGAATGCAAATTCCACAACTGTCTTCATATCAACGAACCCAAATGTGCCGTGATTGCCGGCCTGGAAACCGGAGACATTTTTGAATCCCGGTATGCTACTTACATCAAACTGATGGATGAAGCGGAAGAGGCAGTGCAGAAATAA
- a CDS encoding nucleoside-diphosphate kinase, whose product MSNITFTMIKPDAVADGHIGAILGKISEAGFRIKAMKLTQLTVADAKKFYEVHSERPFYGELVEFMSSGPIVAAVLEKDNAVEDFRTLIGATNPADAAEGTIRKMFARSVGENAVHGSDSDENALIEAQFHFSGREIF is encoded by the coding sequence ATGTCTAACATTACATTCACGATGATTAAGCCTGATGCAGTTGCTGACGGACACATTGGGGCAATACTGGGAAAGATTTCTGAGGCAGGTTTCAGAATCAAAGCAATGAAACTGACACAGCTTACTGTTGCTGATGCTAAAAAATTCTATGAAGTACATTCAGAAAGACCTTTCTATGGGGAACTGGTAGAATTTATGAGCTCAGGGCCAATCGTAGCGGCAGTATTGGAAAAAGATAATGCAGTAGAAGATTTCAGAACATTGATCGGAGCTACCAATCCTGCGGATGCAGCTGAAGGAACCATCAGAAAGATGTTCGCCAGAAGTGTAGGGGAGAATGCAGTCCACGGATCAGATTCTGATGAGAATGCATTGATCGAAGCACAATTCCATTTTTCAGGAAGAGAGATATTTTAA
- the rpe gene encoding ribulose-phosphate 3-epimerase → MKTKLIAPSLLAADFGNLQRDIEMVNQSQADWFHVDVMDGRFVPNISFGFPVMKTVQQHAKKFVDVHLMIVEPEKYVEEFIDHGADLVSVHYEACIHLHRTIHHIQSKGAKAGVVLNPSTPVLLLEDIIADVDLVLLMSVNPGFGGQKFIENTYKKISETKDLILSNNSTALIQIDGGVNLDNASKLFEAGADVLVAGNAVFSAENPEKTIELLKI, encoded by the coding sequence ATGAAAACAAAGCTTATTGCTCCTTCCCTGTTAGCCGCAGATTTCGGTAATCTCCAGAGAGATATAGAGATGGTTAACCAGTCACAGGCAGACTGGTTCCACGTGGATGTTATGGACGGAAGGTTTGTCCCGAATATTTCATTCGGTTTCCCGGTGATGAAAACGGTACAGCAGCACGCAAAAAAATTTGTCGATGTCCACCTGATGATTGTAGAACCGGAAAAATATGTGGAGGAATTCATTGATCACGGTGCTGACCTGGTATCCGTACATTATGAAGCCTGTATACATCTTCACAGAACCATCCACCATATCCAGAGCAAAGGAGCGAAGGCAGGTGTCGTATTGAATCCTTCCACCCCTGTTTTATTGCTCGAAGATATTATTGCAGATGTGGATCTGGTGCTCCTGATGAGCGTAAATCCGGGATTCGGAGGACAGAAATTCATTGAGAATACGTACAAAAAGATTTCTGAGACCAAAGACCTCATCCTCAGCAACAATTCCACAGCCCTGATTCAGATTGACGGAGGGGTGAACCTGGATAATGCCTCAAAACTTTTCGAGGCCGGAGCGGATGTCCTGGTAGCCGGAAATGCTGTATTCTCTGCTGAGAATCCTGAAAAGACGATCGAACTTTTAAAGATCTGA
- a CDS encoding M42 family metallopeptidase — translation MKFEKKSLGFLQNYLNTSSPTGYEHQGQKIWMDYIRPYVDKVEVDHYGTCYGIINPEAEFKVVIEAHADEISWYVNYITDDGLIYVIRNGGSDQTIAPSKVVHIHGEKGVVKGVFGWPAIHTRTNQNEPVPKIENIFIDCGATSKEEVEELGIFVGCMITYPDEFFEMNDRYFVCRALDNRIGGFMIAEVARLLKKNGNTLPFGLYITNSVQEEVGLYGADMIADTIKPNIAIVTDVTHDTSTPMIEKKKEGDQKCGNGPVVFFAPSVHHTIRELIIETAKEKEIPFQRAAASRATGTDTDAFAHSNGGVPSALISLPLRYMHTTVEMVAKEDVGNVIRLIYETLLKIQPEMKLKYH, via the coding sequence ATGAAATTTGAAAAGAAATCTTTAGGATTTTTACAAAACTACCTAAACACGTCATCACCAACCGGTTACGAGCATCAGGGACAGAAAATATGGATGGATTATATCCGGCCTTATGTGGATAAAGTAGAAGTGGATCATTACGGAACCTGTTACGGAATCATCAATCCTGAAGCTGAATTTAAAGTGGTTATCGAAGCTCACGCTGATGAAATTTCCTGGTATGTCAATTATATTACCGATGATGGTCTTATCTATGTGATCCGGAACGGAGGGTCAGACCAGACCATCGCACCGTCCAAAGTAGTCCATATCCATGGAGAGAAAGGAGTGGTAAAAGGCGTTTTCGGATGGCCGGCTATCCATACCCGAACCAATCAGAATGAGCCTGTTCCTAAAATCGAAAATATTTTCATCGACTGCGGCGCTACCTCAAAAGAAGAAGTTGAGGAGCTTGGTATTTTTGTAGGCTGCATGATTACGTATCCTGATGAGTTCTTTGAAATGAACGACCGGTATTTTGTATGCAGGGCACTGGATAACAGGATCGGCGGATTTATGATTGCCGAAGTAGCCAGGCTTTTAAAGAAAAACGGGAATACCCTTCCTTTCGGGCTGTACATTACCAATTCGGTACAGGAAGAGGTTGGCTTGTACGGTGCAGACATGATTGCCGATACCATCAAGCCTAATATCGCGATCGTGACAGATGTTACCCACGATACCAGTACCCCGATGATCGAGAAGAAAAAAGAAGGGGACCAGAAATGCGGGAACGGCCCTGTTGTTTTCTTTGCCCCAAGCGTTCACCATACCATCCGGGAACTGATCATTGAAACCGCAAAAGAAAAAGAAATTCCATTCCAGAGGGCAGCGGCCAGCCGGGCTACAGGAACCGATACGGATGCATTTGCGCATTCCAACGGCGGTGTCCCGAGTGCTTTAATATCCCTGCCTTTACGGTATATGCATACTACGGTAGAAATGGTAGCCAAAGAAGATGTAGGCAATGTGATCCGGCTTATTTATGAAACACTGCTGAAGATCCAGCCGGAAATGAAGTTGAAATACCACTAA
- a CDS encoding DUF4294 domain-containing protein, whose translation MNFNKMTCLFMLFFSACVFGQRDSVIARPLNQYPQELLKTDEFGNKYYYDEKQKAKIYEINGETVVVMDELVLLNKPRFNNQLDRNYYYFLNKKLYRVYPLFLTALQQYRDIRKDMSNMDSKTKRQFMKDRQKMLADQYEKQLRDLTTTEGQIFGKLMNRATGKNVYEIIKELRGGWSAFWWNVKGKMADIDLKDQYNPHVNRTDEFLESLLQSNWNSGYLQPYPGASDFRVRK comes from the coding sequence ATGAATTTTAATAAGATGACCTGCCTTTTCATGCTGTTTTTTAGCGCATGCGTTTTCGGGCAACGGGATTCTGTCATTGCCAGGCCGCTGAACCAATATCCGCAGGAGCTGCTAAAAACAGATGAATTCGGAAACAAGTATTACTACGATGAAAAGCAGAAGGCTAAAATCTACGAAATAAACGGTGAAACAGTGGTGGTAATGGATGAGCTGGTCCTGCTGAACAAGCCCAGGTTCAATAACCAACTGGACAGGAATTACTATTATTTTCTCAATAAAAAATTATACCGGGTATACCCTTTATTCCTGACCGCCTTACAGCAGTACAGGGATATCCGTAAAGATATGTCGAACATGGACAGCAAAACCAAAAGGCAGTTCATGAAGGACCGGCAGAAAATGCTTGCCGACCAGTATGAAAAACAGCTGAGAGACCTTACCACTACGGAAGGGCAGATATTTGGGAAGCTGATGAACCGGGCTACCGGCAAAAACGTCTATGAAATTATCAAGGAACTGAGAGGGGGATGGAGCGCTTTCTGGTGGAATGTAAAAGGAAAGATGGCTGATATCGATCTTAAGGACCAGTATAATCCTCATGTGAACCGTACGGATGAATTCCTGGAATCCCTGTTGCAGTCCAACTGGAATTCAGGGTACCTTCAGCCTTATCCGGGGGCCAGTGATTTCAGAGTCAGAAAATAA
- a CDS encoding NUDIX hydrolase, producing the protein MIDNINIRVYACVVKDQKVLTLFEEYAGEPLMKFPGGGLEYGEGVLDCLHREFDEELNVKIDIVSHLYTQEHFLVSRFKENEQLLTIYYLVDILNEEDFLILDPCIEKTEWIDINREDNPFVLPVDKIVFDKLKEKFL; encoded by the coding sequence ATGATAGACAACATCAACATCAGGGTATATGCCTGCGTTGTAAAAGACCAGAAAGTACTGACCTTATTTGAAGAATATGCCGGTGAGCCACTGATGAAATTTCCGGGCGGCGGATTAGAATATGGCGAGGGAGTACTGGATTGCCTTCACCGTGAATTTGACGAGGAACTTAATGTAAAAATTGATATTGTAAGCCACTTATATACGCAGGAACATTTCCTGGTGTCAAGGTTTAAAGAAAATGAACAGCTGCTGACGATTTATTATCTGGTTGACATCTTGAATGAAGAAGATTTCCTGATCCTGGATCCATGTATTGAAAAAACGGAATGGATTGATATCAACAGGGAGGATAATCCTTTTGTACTTCCGGTAGATAAAATTGTCTTCGATAAATTAAAAGAAAAATTCCTGTAA
- the mnmD gene encoding tRNA (5-methylaminomethyl-2-thiouridine)(34)-methyltransferase MnmD — translation MKREIKTTNDGSKTLFINELNENYHSHHGALQEAEHVFIKNGMNLINDYEINILELGFGTGLNVLVTINEYLKTDKNHVIHYFSLEKYPVNESEVNDLAYFELFDNPEFKNIYHKIHDAEWEKPVEIITGFYLHKIQCDFFDLKTIDLPKINLVYYDCFGARVQPDLWEKPLFELVADKMSMNGLLTTYSSKGSVRRILQELGFTVEKKQGPPGKREMINAVKL, via the coding sequence TTGAAAAGAGAAATAAAGACCACGAATGACGGCAGCAAAACACTGTTTATCAATGAATTGAATGAAAATTACCATTCACATCACGGAGCGCTACAGGAAGCGGAACATGTGTTTATTAAAAACGGAATGAATCTGATTAATGATTACGAAATTAATATTTTAGAACTGGGTTTTGGTACAGGTCTAAATGTTTTGGTAACAATTAATGAATATTTAAAAACTGACAAAAATCATGTCATCCATTATTTTTCCCTTGAAAAATATCCGGTAAATGAATCAGAAGTAAATGATCTCGCCTATTTTGAACTCTTTGATAACCCTGAATTCAAAAATATTTATCATAAAATTCATGATGCGGAATGGGAAAAACCGGTGGAAATCATTACAGGCTTTTACCTTCATAAAATCCAGTGCGACTTTTTCGACCTGAAAACCATCGATTTACCGAAAATAAACCTGGTTTACTATGACTGCTTCGGTGCGAGGGTTCAACCGGACTTATGGGAAAAGCCCCTATTTGAACTGGTTGCTGACAAAATGAGCATGAACGGATTATTAACAACCTATTCATCCAAAGGCAGCGTACGCAGGATCCTTCAGGAGCTCGGTTTCACAGTGGAAAAAAAACAGGGCCCTCCCGGGAAAAGGGAAATGATCAACGCAGTGAAGTTATGA
- a CDS encoding branched-chain amino acid aminotransferase — protein MIIQKTENSRISAFDPDNFSFGNTFVDHMIICEYENGTWGDVKLVPYGPIPFTPAMMGVNYGQACFEGMKAYKDKDGQVFLFRPEKNFERINKSAKRLAMPEVTEEMFIDGLKALVDIDRNWIPDGEGMSLYIRPLIFATEEALKARIANKYMFAIVATPAKSYYTEPVSVKISDHYSRAASGGVGSAKAAGNYAASFYPTQLAIEEGYEQIIWTDDATHDYFEESGTMNVFVRINDTIYTPPTSEKILDGVTRDSFIQLAKRRGIDVRVEPIKVTDVIEAQKNGTLKEVWGVGTAVVTTIFQALGYKGEKLSLPQLSDEESYAAQLKKDLVDLQSNLSEDPFGWRVLVEKNILETV, from the coding sequence ATGATAATTCAAAAAACTGAAAACTCCAGAATTTCTGCATTCGACCCGGATAACTTTTCATTTGGAAATACTTTTGTTGATCACATGATCATCTGTGAGTATGAGAATGGAACATGGGGCGATGTAAAATTAGTACCGTACGGTCCGATCCCTTTTACACCTGCTATGATGGGGGTAAATTACGGACAGGCTTGTTTCGAAGGAATGAAAGCTTATAAAGATAAGGACGGGCAGGTTTTCCTTTTCAGGCCTGAAAAGAATTTTGAACGTATCAATAAATCAGCAAAACGTCTTGCGATGCCGGAAGTTACGGAAGAGATGTTCATCGACGGACTTAAAGCTCTTGTGGATATCGACCGAAACTGGATCCCGGACGGGGAAGGAATGTCCCTGTATATCAGACCCCTGATTTTCGCTACCGAAGAAGCGCTTAAAGCGAGAATAGCGAACAAATATATGTTTGCTATTGTAGCGACACCGGCAAAAAGCTATTACACCGAACCGGTTTCCGTGAAAATTTCAGATCATTATTCAAGAGCTGCAAGCGGAGGAGTAGGTTCTGCCAAAGCAGCAGGAAATTATGCCGCTTCTTTTTACCCTACCCAACTGGCTATTGAAGAAGGCTATGAGCAAATCATCTGGACCGATGATGCGACTCATGATTATTTTGAAGAAAGCGGAACGATGAACGTATTCGTAAGAATCAACGATACGATTTATACCCCTCCGACTTCCGAAAAAATCCTGGACGGTGTTACCAGAGACAGTTTTATCCAATTGGCAAAAAGGAGAGGAATAGATGTAAGAGTAGAGCCTATTAAAGTTACTGACGTTATCGAAGCCCAGAAAAACGGTACGCTGAAAGAAGTATGGGGTGTAGGAACAGCAGTGGTAACAACAATCTTCCAGGCATTAGGATATAAAGGTGAAAAGCTTTCCCTTCCTCAGCTTTCTGATGAAGAGAGCTATGCGGCACAGCTTAAAAAAGACTTGGTTGACTTGCAGAGCAACCTTTCAGAAGATCCGTTCGGATGGAGGGTGCTGGTAGAAAAAAACATCCTTGAAACAGTATAA